The following proteins are encoded in a genomic region of Micrococcaceae bacterium Sec5.8:
- a CDS encoding glutamate--cysteine ligase yields the protein MRTFGVEEELLIVDPGTGRPLPLADVMLPCLLPPGPGPGPAGQDARLLPQAVHPDPGFSFELKLEQIETQTRPCLGYLELLGQLRCGRARADRAARLHGGRVAALATSPLGSASHLTPKQRYMTMQQRFGLTVRNQLTCGLHVHVLVDSPEEGVAVMDRIRDKLAVLIALSANSPYWNGVESGFESYRTQAWNRWPGSGPTMIFGSLPAYRRVVARLVETGVLMDEGMVYFDSRLCRHHPTLEIRVADVCLRAEDAALIAVLVRALVESASREWNDGVDPAPVPTLLLRMAAWQASNCGLRGHLLDFGTFNPAPAGDVVRALVDLVAPVLQEQGELDLVRNGIGRILAHGTGSQLQREPFSTGGLPAVVNRAVDVTTQGTDAGTPPDDVPLGSVRRA from the coding sequence ATGCGCACCTTCGGCGTGGAGGAAGAACTGCTCATCGTGGACCCCGGAACCGGGAGGCCGCTGCCCCTCGCCGACGTGATGTTGCCCTGCCTGCTCCCGCCGGGGCCGGGCCCCGGCCCTGCCGGGCAGGATGCCCGCCTGCTGCCGCAGGCGGTCCACCCGGATCCCGGCTTCAGCTTCGAGCTCAAGCTCGAACAGATCGAAACCCAGACGCGGCCGTGCCTGGGGTATTTGGAACTGCTTGGGCAGCTCCGGTGCGGCCGGGCCCGCGCGGACCGCGCCGCCCGGTTGCACGGGGGCCGCGTCGCTGCCCTCGCCACCTCTCCGCTCGGTTCCGCCTCGCACTTGACGCCGAAGCAACGCTATATGACCATGCAGCAGCGCTTCGGGCTCACCGTCCGGAACCAATTGACGTGCGGGCTGCATGTCCACGTCCTGGTGGACTCCCCGGAGGAGGGCGTGGCGGTGATGGACCGGATCCGGGACAAGCTTGCCGTGCTCATTGCCCTCAGCGCGAACTCCCCGTACTGGAACGGTGTGGAGTCAGGATTCGAAAGCTACCGCACCCAGGCCTGGAACCGCTGGCCCGGCTCGGGTCCCACCATGATCTTCGGCAGTCTGCCGGCCTACCGCCGGGTTGTGGCCCGGCTGGTGGAAACCGGCGTCCTCATGGATGAGGGGATGGTCTATTTTGATTCGCGGCTGTGCCGGCATCACCCCACGCTGGAGATCCGGGTTGCCGACGTGTGCCTGCGGGCCGAGGACGCTGCGCTGATCGCTGTTCTGGTGCGTGCCCTGGTCGAGTCGGCGTCGCGGGAATGGAACGACGGAGTGGATCCGGCCCCGGTGCCGACGCTGCTGCTGCGGATGGCTGCGTGGCAGGCCAGCAACTGTGGACTCCGCGGGCACCTGCTGGACTTCGGGACCTTCAACCCGGCTCCGGCGGGGGACGTGGTCCGGGCGCTGGTGGACCTCGTGGCCCCGGTGCTTCAGGAGCAGGGCGAACTGGACCTGGTGCGGAACGGCATCGGCCGAATCCTGGCGCACGGCACCGGTTCCCAGCTGCAGCGGGAGCCGTTCTCCACGGGCGGGCTGCCCGCCGTCGTCAACCGGGCCGTCGACGTGACCACGCAGGGAACGGACGCCGGGACGCCGCCGGACGACGTCCCGCTCGGCAGCGTCCGGCGCGCCTGA
- a CDS encoding UDP-N-acetylglucosamine 1-carboxyvinyltransferase has product MTQETAEHVGALLREARGQKGWTQGQLASELGTSQSAIARMEQGKQNLSLKMIQRLEAIFGRSIVKVGRPAMTHLRVEGGRTLSGSVDVNSSKNAGVALLCASLINRGTTILRRLARIEEVNRIVEVLTSIGVDCTWLNANDLQIRRPATLDLDSMDIEAARRTRSVIMLLGPLLDEAGEYRLPYAGGCDLGTRTVQPHMQALRQFGLSVDAKSGFYAVQAPPSDGHDRSFVLSERGDTVTENAIMAAAHRSGTTIIRNASPNYMVQDLCFYLQMLGIGIEGVGTTTLKITGRPSVDVDVEYFPSEDPIEAMSLITAGIVTNSEVTVRRVPIEFMEIELATLAQMGQHLEVSGEYVARNGRTRLVDVTTRPSELRAPEDKIHPMPFPGLNIDNLPFFAVIAANAQGQTMIHDWVYDNRAIYLTELNKLGAQVQLLDPHRIYVNGPTKWRAAEVGCPPALRPAACLLLAMLAARGVSELRNIYVIERGYEDLAERLNTIGAKIEYFQD; this is encoded by the coding sequence ATGACTCAAGAGACTGCTGAACATGTTGGCGCCCTGCTCCGCGAAGCCCGCGGACAGAAGGGGTGGACCCAGGGGCAGCTCGCGTCCGAGCTGGGAACCAGTCAGAGCGCCATCGCCCGCATGGAGCAGGGCAAGCAAAACCTCAGCTTGAAGATGATCCAGCGGCTGGAAGCGATCTTCGGCCGGAGCATCGTCAAGGTGGGACGGCCCGCGATGACGCATCTCAGGGTTGAGGGCGGCAGGACCCTGTCCGGTTCCGTGGACGTCAACAGCAGCAAAAATGCCGGCGTCGCCTTGCTCTGCGCCAGCCTGATCAACCGCGGCACCACCATCCTGCGCCGACTGGCGCGGATCGAGGAGGTCAACCGGATTGTCGAGGTCCTGACGAGCATCGGCGTCGACTGCACGTGGCTGAACGCCAACGACCTGCAGATCCGCCGTCCCGCCACGCTGGATCTGGACTCGATGGACATCGAAGCCGCCCGCCGGACCCGCAGCGTCATCATGCTGCTGGGCCCGCTCCTGGACGAAGCCGGGGAATACCGGCTGCCGTACGCCGGCGGCTGTGACCTGGGCACCCGCACGGTGCAGCCGCACATGCAGGCCTTGCGCCAATTCGGCCTCAGCGTCGACGCGAAGTCCGGCTTCTATGCCGTGCAGGCTCCGCCGTCGGACGGGCACGACCGTTCCTTCGTGCTCAGCGAACGCGGTGATACCGTAACCGAAAACGCGATCATGGCCGCCGCCCACCGCAGCGGCACCACGATCATCCGCAACGCAAGCCCCAACTACATGGTCCAGGACCTCTGCTTCTACCTGCAGATGCTGGGCATCGGGATCGAGGGAGTGGGAACCACCACGCTGAAGATCACCGGACGTCCGTCGGTTGACGTGGACGTGGAATACTTCCCTTCCGAGGACCCGATTGAGGCGATGAGCCTCATCACCGCCGGCATCGTCACGAACTCGGAAGTCACGGTCCGGCGTGTGCCGATCGAATTCATGGAAATCGAGCTCGCGACGCTGGCGCAAATGGGCCAGCACCTGGAGGTGTCCGGGGAATACGTGGCCCGGAACGGCCGCACCAGGCTGGTGGACGTCACCACCCGGCCCTCGGAACTGCGCGCTCCGGAAGATAAGATCCACCCCATGCCGTTTCCCGGGTTGAACATCGACAACCTGCCCTTCTTCGCTGTCATCGCCGCAAACGCCCAGGGCCAGACGATGATCCACGACTGGGTCTATGACAACCGGGCGATTTACCTGACCGAGCTGAACAAGCTCGGCGCCCAGGTGCAGCTGCTGGACCCGCACCGGATCTACGTCAACGGGCCTACCAAATGGCGCGCGGCCGAGGTCGGCTGCCCGCCTGCCCTCCGCCCCGCGGCCTGCCTGCTGCTGGCGATGCTCGCCGCCCGTGGAGTCTCCGAACTGCGCAACATCTACGTGATCGAGCGCGGCTACGAGGACCTGGCCGAACGGCTCAACACCATCGGCGCAAAGATCGAGTACTTCCAGGACTGA
- a CDS encoding energy-coupling factor transporter transmembrane component T, protein MRQELMVGGNHALLTRSNPLAKFAAVMLITIVLALSIDWVSASVALALLLALLPLAGLTPGRLWQRGWPLILAAALGGWSTTILAPDNGSILLDAGIWSISEGSLELGLGFLIRGLAIALPAILLMSCTDPTDLADALAQRAGLPHRFVLGTLAAMRLVGLMAEEWQTIGMARRARGVGSHGNPLQRLRATLGQSFGLLVQAVRRASRLAVTMEARGFGGEQRTWARRSTFSALDLWVALGGLLIAGAAVATALAAGTWNMVFLAQH, encoded by the coding sequence ATGAGGCAGGAGTTGATGGTGGGCGGAAACCACGCCCTGCTGACCCGGTCCAACCCCCTGGCGAAATTCGCTGCGGTCATGCTCATCACGATCGTGCTGGCGCTGTCCATCGACTGGGTGTCCGCATCGGTGGCGCTCGCCCTGCTGCTGGCGCTGCTTCCGCTGGCCGGGCTGACACCCGGCCGGCTCTGGCAGCGGGGCTGGCCGCTGATCCTGGCCGCGGCGTTAGGTGGTTGGAGCACCACGATCCTGGCACCGGACAACGGGAGCATCCTGCTCGACGCCGGAATCTGGTCGATCAGCGAAGGGTCCCTCGAACTCGGGCTCGGCTTTCTGATCCGAGGTCTGGCCATCGCGCTTCCGGCCATATTGCTGATGAGCTGTACAGATCCTACGGACCTGGCGGACGCCCTTGCCCAGAGAGCGGGACTGCCGCACCGCTTTGTCCTGGGGACGCTGGCCGCGATGCGGCTCGTCGGCCTGATGGCCGAGGAGTGGCAGACCATCGGGATGGCGCGCCGCGCCCGCGGCGTGGGCTCCCACGGGAATCCGCTGCAACGTCTCCGCGCCACCTTGGGGCAGAGCTTCGGATTGCTGGTCCAGGCCGTCCGCCGGGCTTCCCGCCTCGCGGTCACCATGGAGGCCCGGGGCTTCGGCGGCGAGCAACGCACCTGGGCGCGTCGGTCCACCTTCAGTGCCCTGGATCTGTGGGTGGCTCTTGGCGGGCTGCTGATCGCTGGCGCCGCCGTCGCCACTGCGCTGGCGGCAGGAACCTGGAACATGGTCTTCCTCGCACAGCACTGA
- a CDS encoding ABC transporter ATP-binding protein, with amino-acid sequence MPADHAARPAAVTARGWGWRHAGRPRPAIRGLDLDIQPGERVLLLGPSGAGKSTLLHALAGVLGDSSTGEAGRGVDPADDADESGSLLIDGAAPRAARGRAGLMQQDPETQVVLSRLGDDVAFGAENLSVAPADIWPRVAEALEDVGLGGLPLNHPTSALSGGQKQRLALAGILAMRPGLILLDEPTANLDPAGVLEVRDAVGRCLDKTGATLVVVEHRVAVWKDLVDRIVVLQRGSATESAVLIDGPPDRVLAQARDMLTAAGVWVPGYVPPARARRTLSAEPGSGVKGAGHLLLAAEDLAVSRERPERAGFRGGFRPIPPVPVQKGITAQVRAGEALTITGPNGSGKSTFALTLAGLLAPVAGKVSATLELSAGAGIDPYRWKAQQLIARIGTVFQEPEHQFVTGRVIDELMFGPRHLGRGEDRVDELLARLRLTELVDANPYTLSGGEKRRLSVATVLAAHPRVLILDEPTFGQDANTWAELASFLSELLDGGTAVVSVTHDAEFSEVLGGTELRLPAAEPGGPDPRDAGHGTPGKVAAP; translated from the coding sequence ATGCCGGCAGACCACGCCGCCCGCCCCGCCGCGGTCACTGCCCGCGGTTGGGGCTGGCGGCACGCCGGCAGGCCCCGGCCCGCCATCAGGGGCCTGGACCTGGACATCCAGCCGGGGGAGCGGGTGCTGTTGCTGGGCCCTTCAGGTGCCGGCAAGTCGACGTTGCTTCATGCTTTGGCCGGGGTGCTCGGCGACAGCTCCACCGGAGAGGCCGGCCGCGGCGTCGATCCTGCGGACGACGCGGACGAGTCAGGCAGCCTGCTGATCGACGGTGCCGCGCCCCGGGCAGCGCGCGGCCGGGCCGGTTTAATGCAGCAGGACCCGGAGACCCAGGTGGTGCTTTCGCGGCTCGGCGATGACGTCGCCTTCGGCGCGGAAAACCTCTCCGTCGCGCCAGCGGACATCTGGCCCCGCGTGGCGGAAGCGCTCGAGGACGTCGGGCTGGGCGGGCTGCCGCTGAATCACCCGACGTCGGCACTGTCCGGCGGTCAGAAGCAGCGGCTGGCGCTCGCCGGGATCCTCGCGATGCGGCCCGGGCTGATCCTGCTGGACGAACCCACCGCCAACCTGGACCCGGCCGGCGTCCTGGAAGTCCGCGACGCCGTCGGCCGCTGCCTTGACAAGACCGGCGCCACTTTGGTGGTGGTGGAACACCGCGTCGCGGTCTGGAAGGACCTCGTAGACCGGATCGTAGTGCTGCAGCGCGGTTCCGCTACGGAGTCCGCCGTACTGATCGACGGGCCACCGGACCGGGTCCTGGCGCAGGCGCGGGACATGCTCACCGCCGCAGGCGTCTGGGTGCCCGGTTACGTGCCGCCGGCCAGGGCGCGCCGGACGCTGTCCGCGGAACCGGGTTCCGGCGTCAAAGGCGCGGGTCATCTGCTGCTGGCAGCGGAGGACCTGGCCGTCTCCCGGGAACGGCCAGAGCGCGCGGGATTCCGCGGCGGCTTCCGGCCGATTCCGCCGGTGCCCGTGCAAAAGGGGATCACCGCCCAGGTCCGCGCCGGAGAAGCGCTGACCATCACCGGACCGAACGGTTCAGGGAAATCCACCTTCGCCCTGACCCTCGCCGGCCTGCTCGCGCCCGTGGCGGGCAAGGTCTCCGCCACCCTGGAGCTAAGCGCAGGCGCCGGAATCGATCCCTACCGGTGGAAGGCGCAGCAGCTGATCGCGAGGATCGGCACCGTGTTCCAGGAACCCGAACACCAGTTCGTCACCGGCCGGGTGATCGATGAGCTGATGTTCGGGCCCCGGCACCTGGGCCGCGGCGAAGACCGCGTGGACGAACTGCTGGCGCGGCTCCGGCTGACTGAGCTCGTGGACGCCAACCCCTACACGCTCTCCGGCGGTGAGAAACGGCGCCTGTCCGTCGCCACCGTCCTCGCAGCCCATCCCCGGGTGCTGATCCTGGACGAACCCACCTTCGGCCAGGACGCCAACACCTGGGCCGAACTGGCCTCCTTCCTCTCCGAACTCCTCGATGGCGGCACCGCCGTCGTGTCCGTGACGCACGACGCCGAGTTCAGCGAGGTCCTTGGTGGCACCGAACTGCGGCTCCCGGCGGCTGAACCCGGCGGCCCCGACCCGCGCGACGCCGGGCACGGGACCCCCGGGAAGGTTGCCGCGCCATGA
- a CDS encoding ECF transporter S component encodes MTDTSAKHGFGKQEPTTPATAGTPARRTHAWRVVDIVLAALIAVAGGVIFWAWSQGANLISAPVNAFYPPLTGLYAGGWMIPAVLGMLVIRKPGAAVFCETVAATGELIMGSQYGASVLFSGFLQGLGAELIFAAFLYKRFNLPVSLLAGAGAGLFCGLNDSFLPWGWNVAYEAGDKFAYIIFCAISGAVIAGGLSWLATRGLARTGVLASFASRKAASEPVFS; translated from the coding sequence ATGACTGACACATCTGCAAAGCACGGGTTCGGCAAGCAGGAACCAACCACCCCCGCGACCGCCGGGACCCCCGCACGGCGGACGCACGCCTGGCGTGTGGTGGACATTGTGCTGGCGGCGTTAATCGCCGTGGCTGGCGGCGTGATTTTCTGGGCTTGGTCCCAGGGCGCAAACCTCATCTCCGCACCCGTCAATGCGTTCTACCCGCCGCTCACCGGGCTCTACGCCGGCGGCTGGATGATTCCGGCGGTGCTGGGCATGCTGGTTATCCGGAAGCCGGGCGCGGCGGTGTTCTGCGAAACTGTGGCCGCCACGGGTGAGCTGATCATGGGCTCCCAGTACGGTGCCTCCGTGCTGTTTTCAGGCTTCCTGCAGGGCCTCGGCGCCGAACTCATCTTCGCCGCGTTCCTCTACAAAAGGTTCAACCTGCCGGTGTCCCTGCTGGCCGGTGCGGGTGCGGGCCTGTTCTGCGGCTTGAACGACTCGTTCCTCCCCTGGGGCTGGAACGTCGCCTACGAAGCCGGTGACAAATTCGCCTATATCATCTTCTGCGCCATTTCCGGGGCCGTGATCGCCGGCGGACTGTCCTGGCTCGCCACCCGCGGCCTGGCCAGGACCGGGGTGCTGGCTTCCTTTGCGTCCCGCAAGGCGGCATCGGAACCTGTGTTCTCCTGA
- a CDS encoding ATP-binding cassette domain-containing protein produces the protein MDFGDTTVIRDLSFDVRAGETFGFLGSNGSGKTTTLRALLGIYQPTAGTLHIGGKPFAPQDGARLGYLPEERGLYKKESVLDVMVYFGRLKGLDKAHAKTWSREYLERVGLPDKAGMRLDKLSGGQQQKIQLGVTIMNDPELLILDEPTKGFDPVNRRLLMDIIEDQKRAGATVIMVTHQMEEVERLCDRVILLKDGTSRAYGTVAEVQEQFGGTVYRLSYDGALPPSALYDIVTAAGGDAELSPRPGGDQATVLRELISQGVAVQSFTTARTSLDEVFIKVYGDNHEMAEV, from the coding sequence ATGGACTTCGGGGATACGACCGTCATCCGGGACCTCTCCTTCGATGTCCGGGCCGGGGAAACGTTCGGGTTCCTGGGCAGCAACGGCTCCGGGAAGACCACCACGCTGCGGGCGCTGCTGGGCATTTACCAGCCGACCGCCGGGACCCTCCACATCGGCGGCAAGCCCTTCGCCCCGCAGGACGGGGCGCGCCTGGGGTACCTGCCCGAAGAACGTGGCCTGTACAAGAAAGAGTCCGTCCTGGATGTGATGGTCTATTTCGGCCGGCTCAAAGGCCTGGACAAGGCCCACGCGAAGACCTGGTCCCGGGAGTACCTGGAACGGGTGGGCCTGCCGGACAAGGCGGGCATGCGGCTGGACAAGCTCTCCGGCGGGCAGCAGCAAAAAATCCAGCTCGGCGTGACCATCATGAACGATCCCGAACTGCTCATCCTGGACGAACCCACCAAAGGCTTCGACCCGGTCAACCGGCGCCTCCTGATGGACATCATCGAAGACCAAAAACGCGCCGGCGCCACCGTCATCATGGTCACCCACCAGATGGAAGAGGTCGAACGGCTCTGCGACCGGGTGATCCTGCTCAAAGACGGAACCTCCCGCGCCTACGGCACCGTTGCCGAAGTCCAGGAACAATTCGGTGGAACCGTCTACCGGCTCTCCTACGACGGCGCGCTGCCGCCCTCGGCCCTGTACGACATCGTCACCGCCGCCGGCGGCGACGCGGAACTCTCCCCCCGCCCCGGCGGAGACCAGGCGACCGTCCTGCGGGAACTCATCAGCCAGGGCGTGGCCGTGCAGTCCTTCACCACGGCCAGGACCTCCCTGGACGAGGTCTTCATCAAGGTCTATGGCGACAACCATGAAATGGCGGAGGTCTGA
- a CDS encoding ABC transporter permease, which yields MAHQTSTQRPSPAPAAPTPVPPKRPFARHNLRTVVDFEFTRTMKKRAFWIATLSIPVVMAVVFALIYLSNSSTAASADAQKTAAVAFTYTDSSALVSADVAAAMGGRPAEDPARALEDVKAGVTDAYFVYPAEPAAQPVKVYGADKGIFENGKYDAVAKQLLAASAQAQVGSPQLIAAASGNVKTEAVTFKDGQPTGGFGSALPPLMFLLIFYVSIILLSNQMLNSTLEEKENRVTEMILTTLNPTTLIIGKVIALFMVGVVQILVFLTPIAVGFLYFRDKLAIPDLDLSSITFNPGTMIVGALLLIGGFMVFTGVLVAIGAIMPTAKDGGTIFGPLMALIFVPFYAISLIISDPRAPIVQIFTYFPLSAPVTGLLRNSFGTLSPLESTIIIVELFLTGFLILRLAVHLFRYGSIQYSSKLSIAGTFRKRTTPAGK from the coding sequence GTGGCCCACCAAACATCCACCCAGCGTCCGTCCCCTGCCCCGGCGGCGCCGACGCCGGTCCCGCCCAAGCGGCCCTTTGCCCGGCATAACCTTCGCACGGTGGTGGACTTCGAGTTCACCCGCACCATGAAAAAGCGCGCCTTCTGGATCGCCACCCTGTCGATCCCGGTGGTGATGGCTGTCGTGTTCGCGCTCATCTATTTGAGCAACTCCTCCACCGCGGCCAGCGCCGACGCCCAGAAGACCGCCGCCGTGGCCTTCACCTACACCGATAGTTCCGCCCTCGTCAGCGCGGACGTCGCCGCGGCCATGGGCGGCAGACCGGCCGAGGACCCCGCCCGCGCCCTGGAGGACGTGAAAGCCGGGGTGACGGACGCGTACTTCGTCTACCCCGCCGAGCCCGCGGCGCAACCGGTGAAGGTCTACGGAGCCGACAAAGGGATCTTCGAGAACGGCAAGTACGACGCCGTCGCCAAACAGCTGCTTGCCGCGTCGGCGCAGGCCCAGGTGGGCTCCCCGCAGCTGATTGCCGCGGCCAGCGGAAACGTCAAAACCGAAGCCGTCACCTTCAAGGACGGTCAGCCGACGGGCGGCTTCGGCTCAGCGCTACCGCCGCTGATGTTCCTGCTGATCTTCTACGTCTCGATCATTCTGCTCTCCAACCAGATGCTCAACTCCACCCTGGAGGAAAAGGAGAACCGCGTCACCGAGATGATCCTGACCACGCTGAACCCCACCACCCTGATCATCGGCAAAGTCATTGCCCTCTTCATGGTCGGAGTCGTCCAGATCCTGGTCTTCCTGACGCCGATCGCCGTTGGGTTCCTTTACTTCCGGGACAAGCTGGCCATCCCCGATCTTGACCTGTCGAGCATCACGTTCAACCCGGGGACCATGATCGTCGGCGCGCTGCTGCTCATCGGAGGCTTCATGGTCTTCACCGGAGTCCTGGTCGCCATCGGGGCCATCATGCCGACCGCCAAAGACGGAGGCACCATCTTCGGGCCCCTGATGGCCCTGATCTTCGTGCCGTTCTATGCGATCAGCCTGATCATCTCCGATCCGCGCGCGCCCATCGTGCAGATCTTCACCTACTTCCCGCTTTCCGCCCCCGTCACGGGCCTGCTCCGGAACAGCTTCGGCACCCTCAGCCCGCTCGAGTCCACGATCATCATCGTCGAGCTGTTCCTGACCGGATTCCTCATCCTTCGCCTCGCCGTCCACCTCTTCCGGTACGGGTCCATCCAGTACTCAAGCAAACTTTCCATCGCCGGAACCTTCCGCAAACGCACCACCCCCGCCGGGAAATAG
- a CDS encoding DUF4235 domain-containing protein, which translates to MNIFIKLLGTGISLLAGFVGTKLVDTVWEKSTGNKPPKGHDDDVPTTLRSALTFALISASVSAIIQVLANRGTQRAVTRFAKTQELV; encoded by the coding sequence ATGAACATTTTTATCAAACTGCTCGGCACCGGCATCAGCCTGCTCGCCGGCTTTGTCGGCACCAAACTCGTTGACACGGTCTGGGAGAAGTCCACGGGCAACAAGCCGCCCAAGGGCCACGACGACGACGTTCCCACCACCCTGCGCTCCGCCCTGACCTTCGCCCTGATCTCCGCGTCTGTCAGCGCCATCATCCAGGTCCTCGCCAACCGAGGCACCCAGCGCGCGGTGACCCGCTTCGCCAAGACCCAGGAACTGGTTTAG
- the mnhG gene encoding monovalent cation/H(+) antiporter subunit G, which translates to MNPESFSGDTVIDAVSAVFLLVGALMSLAAAVGLLRFPDLMSRMHAATKPQVLGLFLLLSALGLQMRTWWVWPVLVVAWIFQLLTVPVSAHMVGRAGYRTKHLHPELLSTDELEAVVQQAAGKRGFTDDAGGPAAG; encoded by the coding sequence GTGAATCCTGAGTCGTTTTCCGGTGACACCGTGATCGACGCCGTTTCAGCAGTCTTTCTGCTGGTCGGGGCCCTGATGTCGCTCGCGGCGGCCGTAGGCCTGCTCCGCTTCCCGGACCTGATGAGCAGGATGCACGCGGCCACCAAGCCCCAGGTGCTGGGACTGTTCCTGCTGCTGTCCGCGCTGGGCCTGCAAATGCGCACCTGGTGGGTGTGGCCCGTGCTGGTGGTGGCCTGGATCTTCCAGCTGCTCACCGTGCCGGTATCGGCCCATATGGTGGGCCGGGCCGGCTACCGGACAAAGCACCTGCATCCTGAGCTGCTCAGCACGGATGAACTGGAGGCCGTGGTGCAGCAGGCGGCCGGCAAGCGCGGCTTCACCGACGACGCCGGCGGGCCCGCTGCTGGATGA
- a CDS encoding monovalent cation/H+ antiporter complex subunit F yields the protein MMELVLAVTAVVLSLAAGGAIIRIARGPSLLDRVLAADVLLAIVGAALCIDMAVNRHLNNLMLLVAVSLIGFVGSVTVARFVADRREKTRES from the coding sequence ATGATGGAACTCGTCCTGGCCGTGACCGCGGTGGTGCTGTCGCTGGCCGCCGGAGGAGCGATCATCCGGATCGCGCGGGGCCCGTCGCTGCTGGACCGGGTGCTCGCCGCGGACGTGCTGCTGGCCATCGTCGGCGCCGCCCTGTGCATTGACATGGCCGTGAACCGGCACCTCAACAACCTCATGCTGCTGGTGGCGGTGTCCCTCATCGGGTTCGTCGGCTCCGTAACAGTTGCCCGCTTTGTGGCCGACCGGCGGGAGAAAACGCGTGAATCCTGA
- a CDS encoding Na+/H+ antiporter subunit E: MSRKRISLRQELPLLVWLVVVWGALWRDFSPGNLLFGALIAVLVARLFYLPPVELGGRFNVLRAVPFAVMFLLKVVAASFQVLYLAAVKGPKVISAVVAVPLRSHSDLLVTATGHVTALIPGSLVVEVDRSTSTLYIHGINVRNADDAAQLRKDVRDTEAGLIRIMGTKAELSALNQEVGA, encoded by the coding sequence ATGAGCCGGAAGCGGATCTCCCTGCGGCAGGAACTTCCCCTGCTCGTCTGGCTTGTGGTGGTCTGGGGCGCCCTCTGGCGGGACTTCAGCCCCGGTAACCTGCTCTTCGGTGCGCTGATAGCAGTTCTTGTGGCCCGGTTGTTTTACCTGCCGCCGGTGGAACTCGGAGGACGTTTCAATGTGCTCCGGGCTGTTCCGTTCGCCGTGATGTTCCTGCTCAAAGTGGTGGCAGCGAGCTTCCAGGTCCTCTACCTGGCCGCGGTCAAAGGACCCAAAGTCATCAGCGCCGTCGTCGCCGTTCCCCTCCGCAGCCACTCGGACCTGCTGGTCACCGCCACCGGTCACGTCACGGCGCTGATCCCCGGCTCGCTGGTAGTGGAGGTGGACCGATCCACGTCCACGCTGTATATCCACGGCATCAACGTGCGCAACGCGGACGACGCCGCCCAGCTGCGCAAGGACGTCCGCGACACGGAGGCGGGGCTGATCAGGATCATGGGCACCAAGGCCGAACTGTCGGCACTGAACCAGGAGGTGGGCGCATGA